In one window of Gossypium arboreum isolate Shixiya-1 chromosome 4, ASM2569848v2, whole genome shotgun sequence DNA:
- the LOC108458094 gene encoding pentatricopeptide repeat-containing protein At1g13040, mitochondrial, with the protein MYHALGTTRLIYRARISRFVKTGLIDQAVHLFDEMTQSDCRVFGIDYNRFIGVLIRHSRFDLAERYYFQMFPQGFSLTPFTYSRFISGLCTVKNFSLIELLLDDMDKLNYVPDIWAFNIYLNLLFKEKKVELALEVFYSIVEKGRDPDVVTYTIMIDGMCEAGKLDNAVEFWKEMVGKGLKPDKKACCALVIWLCEGGKVDLAYELIIEVIKGGDVEFSSLLFNALINGFCKMRRIDKAQAIKSFMTKNGCQPDLVTYNILLNYCCNELMLEKAEKLMKKMERNRMGPDVYSYNQMIKGLCNADRLDKAYFLMVNKMEPNGLADAVSYNTIIKAFCKGGHVRKAYKLFEEMSRKGISPDVATYTTLIKAFLNEGSSDVAKALIDHMSGMRLLPDQIFYTTIIDHLCKSGKVERACGIFNDMIMQGVNPDVISYNALINGFCKSNRVNEALHLYEEMQTKGLSPDETTYKLIIGGLVLEKKLAKACTVWDQMMEKGFTLDGALSETLINAIQSTDSA; encoded by the coding sequence ATGTATCACGCTCTGGGCACGACCCGCCTAATATACCGTGCCCGCATCTCAAGATTCGTTAAAACTGGCCTCATCGACCAAGCCGTCCACCTGTTCGACGAAATGACTCAATCAGATTGCCGAGTCTTTGGCATCGACTACAACCGATTCATCGGCGTCCTTATTCGTCATTCCCGTTTCGACTTAGCTGAACGCTACTACTTCCAAATGTTCCCTCAGGGTTTCTCTCTGACCCCATTTACTTACTCTCGATTTATCTCTGGTTTATGCACTGTCAAAAACTTTAGTCTCATTGAGCTTCTTTTAGATGATATGGATAAATTGAATTATGTTCCTGATATTTGGGCGTTTAACATTTATTTGAATCTTTTGTTTAAAGAGAAAAAGGTAGAGTTAGCTTTAGAGGTTTTTTATAGCATAGTTGAGAAAGGGAGAGACCCGGATGTTGTAACGTATACGATAATGATTGATGGGATGTGTGAAGCTGGGAAGCTTGATAATGCTGTTGAGTTTTGGAAGGAAATGGTGGGGAAAGGTTTAAAACCAGATAAGAAAGCCTGTTGTGCGCTTGTCATTTGGTTGTGCGAAGGTGGGAAGGTTGATTTGGCGTATGAGCTTATTATTGAGGTGATTAAGGGTGGAGATGTAGAGTTTAGTTCATTGCTCTTTAATGCACTGATTAATGGGTTTTGTAAAATGAGGAGAATCGATAAGGCGCAGGCAATAAAGTCGTTTATGACAAAAAATGGGTGTCAGCCGGATTTGGttacttataatattttgttgaatTATTGTTGTAATGAGCTTATGTTGGAGAAGGCAGAGAAGTTGATGAAGAAGATGGAGAGGAACAGGATGGGACCTGATGTTTATAGTTATAACCAGATGATTAAGGGGCTTTGTAATGCTGATCGGTTGGATAAAGCATACTTCTTGATGGTTAATAAGATGGAGCCGAATGGGTTGGCTGATGCTGTTTCTTATAATACCATTATCAAAGCATTTTGCAAAGGTGGTCATGTTCGAAAAGCTTACAAACTTTTTGAGGAAATGAGTAGGAAGGGGATTTCACCTGATGTTGCGACGTACACAACTCTTATAAAAGCTTTTCTTAATGAAGGTAGTTCCGATGTAGCTAAAGCACTTATCGATCATATGTCAGGGATGCGTCTGTTGCCTGATCAGATTTTCTATACTACGATTATTGACCACCTATGCAAAAGTGGGAAAGTTGAAAGAGCTTGTGGAATTTTTAATGACATGATAATGCAGGGAGTTAACCCTGATGTGATTTCATACAATGCCCTCATCAATGGGTTTTGCAAGTCTAACAGAGTAAATGAAGCTTTACATCTATACGAGGAAATGCAGACTAAAGGGCTCTCTCCTGACGAAACAACTTACAAATTGATAATTGGAGGGCTTGTACTGGAAAAGAAACTTGCTAAGGCTTGCACAGTATGGGATCAAATGATGGAGAAGGGTTTTACTCTTGACGGAGCTCTTTCAGAGACACTGATCAATGCTATCCAATCAACAGACTCTGCATAA